A single genomic interval of Candidatus Binatia bacterium harbors:
- the chrA gene encoding chromate efflux transporter, which produces MRAAIVELATLFLKLGTIAFGGPAAHVALMEEEIVRRRRWLSHEQFLDLLGATNLIPGPNSTEMAIHIGWLRAGWKGLVVAGTCFILPAMLIVWGLAALYVRYGSMPEATWLLYGIKPVIIAVIVQALWGLGKAAVKGPLTALAGFAVIVFFFFGANEILLLFAAGFVVMALQNLRQGSTMCGFAGLTAPALSPLFTLAGDPSVTMALKPVTLTALTFFFLKIGSVLFGSGYVLLAFLRADLVDRWHWLTDQQLLDAVAIGQFTPGPVFTTATFVGYLIAGSPGAVLATIGIFLPAFVFVAASSPLIPRLRRSPWAGGFLDGVNAASLGLMAVVTWQLGRSALIDAFTLTLALLSALLVFRLKINSAWLVLAGGSAGFIYKLLSGM; this is translated from the coding sequence ATGCGCGCTGCTATCGTAGAGCTTGCAACTCTGTTCCTGAAACTCGGCACGATCGCTTTCGGCGGTCCCGCCGCGCACGTCGCGCTTATGGAAGAAGAAATCGTGCGGCGGAGGCGCTGGCTCAGCCACGAACAATTTCTCGATCTTCTCGGCGCGACGAATCTCATTCCCGGACCCAACTCCACGGAAATGGCGATCCATATAGGCTGGCTGCGCGCGGGCTGGAAAGGTCTCGTCGTGGCCGGAACTTGCTTCATCCTGCCGGCGATGCTCATCGTCTGGGGCTTGGCTGCCCTCTACGTCCGGTACGGCTCCATGCCGGAAGCGACCTGGCTCCTCTACGGCATCAAGCCCGTGATTATCGCCGTCATCGTTCAGGCGCTTTGGGGATTGGGCAAGGCAGCCGTCAAAGGACCGCTGACCGCCCTCGCCGGATTTGCCGTGATCGTTTTCTTTTTCTTCGGCGCCAACGAGATCCTGCTGCTCTTCGCCGCCGGCTTTGTCGTGATGGCTTTGCAGAACCTCAGGCAGGGCTCGACCATGTGCGGATTCGCGGGACTGACGGCACCGGCCCTTTCACCGTTGTTTACATTGGCCGGCGACCCATCGGTTACCATGGCGCTCAAACCCGTCACACTGACCGCCCTGACGTTTTTTTTTCTCAAGATCGGCTCGGTTCTGTTCGGCAGCGGCTATGTACTGCTCGCTTTTCTCCGCGCCGATTTGGTCGATCGTTGGCACTGGCTCACCGACCAGCAATTGCTGGACGCGGTCGCCATCGGTCAGTTCACGCCCGGACCGGTTTTTACCACCGCGACTTTTGTCGGCTATCTGATCGCCGGTTCTCCCGGAGCGGTTCTCGCCACGATCGGCATCTTTTTGCCGGCCTTTGTCTTCGTCGCCGCCAGCAGTCCGCTGATTCCGCGCCTGCGCCGTTCGCCGTGGGCCGGGGGATTCCTGGACGGCGTGAACGCGGCGTCTTTAGGACTGATGGCTGTGGTAACGTGGCAACTCGGCCGGTCGGCTTTGATCGATGCCTTCACGCTCACCCTCGCGCTCCTGTCGGCGCTGCTGGTCTTCCGTCTCAAGATCAACTCGGCCTGGCTCGTGCTCGCCGGAGGGAGTGCGGGATTTATTTACAAGCTTCTTTCGGGAATGTAA
- the chrA gene encoding chromate efflux transporter: MPLWKLVRYFLYLGTFGFGGPVALVGFMHRNLVEQRRWITDDTYKLSLALAQIMPGPLAAQVAIAIGYFEAGVLGATLAGLAFVLPSFLMVVAISLAYVAYGGLWWMQALFYAIGATVIAIIAIAAYKLARSTNKRDPLLWGIFVALTAVTVWTQAELAEFFILSGLLVLLTHAWPGWRRGLLMALGGGALGFAVWLMEAWLRQAGTAADSADVLAQILFFFTKAGAFVFGSGLAIIPFLHQGVVQQFGWLTEHQFLDAVAVAMITPGPVVITVAFIGFLVAGQAGAIMAAIGIFLPVYFFTILPAPWFKRHRDNPQLKAFVDGATAAATGAITGAVIVLGARAIIDLPTAAIGVVSLAVLWRFKVPEPVLVTVSGLVGLILWPLVRAG; the protein is encoded by the coding sequence ATGCCGCTCTGGAAGCTGGTCCGTTATTTTCTCTACCTCGGCACTTTCGGTTTCGGCGGGCCGGTCGCGCTGGTCGGCTTCATGCACAGGAACCTGGTCGAGCAACGACGTTGGATCACCGACGATACCTACAAGCTGTCCCTCGCGCTCGCTCAGATCATGCCGGGACCGTTAGCGGCACAAGTCGCAATCGCAATTGGATATTTCGAGGCCGGCGTGCTGGGCGCAACGCTCGCCGGTCTGGCTTTCGTGCTGCCTTCGTTTTTGATGGTGGTCGCCATCTCGTTGGCCTACGTCGCGTACGGCGGGCTGTGGTGGATGCAGGCGCTTTTCTACGCGATCGGCGCCACGGTCATCGCCATCATCGCCATCGCCGCTTACAAGCTCGCCCGCAGCACCAACAAGCGCGATCCGCTGCTCTGGGGCATCTTCGTCGCGCTCACGGCGGTGACCGTGTGGACTCAGGCCGAGCTGGCGGAATTCTTTATTCTTTCGGGGTTGCTGGTTCTGCTCACCCACGCGTGGCCGGGTTGGCGGCGCGGTCTTCTCATGGCGCTCGGAGGCGGAGCGCTCGGTTTCGCCGTTTGGCTGATGGAGGCCTGGCTGCGCCAGGCCGGGACGGCGGCCGATTCCGCGGATGTGCTGGCTCAGATTCTGTTTTTTTTTACCAAGGCCGGCGCTTTTGTATTCGGCAGCGGGTTGGCGATCATTCCGTTTTTGCACCAGGGAGTGGTGCAGCAATTCGGCTGGCTCACCGAGCACCAATTCCTGGACGCCGTGGCCGTGGCGATGATTACCCCCGGACCCGTGGTTATCACCGTCGCTTTCATCGGCTTTCTCGTCGCCGGCCAGGCCGGCGCCATCATGGCGGCGATCGGCATTTTCCTGCCGGTCTATTTTTTTACGATTCTCCCAGCGCCCTGGTTCAAGCGCCACCGGGACAATCCTCAGCTTAAGGCCTTTGTTGACGGCGCGACGGCGGCCGCGACCGGCGCGATCACGGGCGCAGTGATCGTGTTGGGCGCGCGGGCAATCATTGATCTGCCTACGGCGGCGATCGGAGTCGTCAGCCTCGCGGTCCTGTGGCGTTTCAAAGTGCCGGAGCCGGTGCTGGTGACCGTTTCGGGACTGGTGGGATTGATACTCTGGCCGTTGGTCCGGGCCGGGTGA